The genomic DNA ACCTGACGAATTCATCGAAAAATTTGCTGGCAGATCCGTCAAGCTGCAGGGGACGGGTGTCGAAATGGAGTATCGTGTTGAGGATGATCGGCTCGCTGTTTCTTCATCCGCTTACCCTCGTGAATTGCCTATCGAATGGATCTTCGGTTCGGGAACGCATGCGTGTACACCGTTGATCACCTGGACCGATGCACATGGGAAGACAACGTCTCTGGAGCACAGCGTGAGTTGGTATCCTGATGGAAAACTTGCCAGAACTCTCGGTATGGAAGAGCTCAAAGAGACCGAAGGTCTGCTTGCACTCGGAGTGCCTCGGACTCCGGCACAAACGGTGAATTGCTTCGGTTGTCATGCGACGCATGTCCCTGTTCATCAAGGGAAAATCGACTTCGACGGCATTGAGCCCGGGATCGGGTGTATTCGCTGTCACAAGGGGACTGCTGAGCATGTTCGAAATATGGATGAAGGATTCGCTGCAACGATTGAACGTTTCTCTCAATTGAGTCCGCGTGAAGCTGTTGATCGTTGTGGCGAGTGCCATCGTCGAGCGGATGAGCTTGATGGAGAGATTCGCCCGGACGACAAAACTCTCCCGAGATTTGCATCGGTCGGCCTTGTTCAGAGTCCCTGTTTCAAACAGCAGGCAGGGATGAAGCTTCCGTCCGGGAAGCCAGCTCGTTTGGACTGCACGACCTGTCACGATCCTCATCGTCCGGCGATCCGTGACTGGAAAGTGCACACGGCTGTTTGCCTGGACTGTCATCATTCAAACAATGAGGCTGCCCACGATTGCCCACGTGCAGCCCGCGATTCAAACTGCTTGAAGTGTCACATGCCGAAGGTCCCAGCAAACGAGCATCTGGAGTTCACCGACCACTGGATCCGCATCCAGGAGAACTTCGATTCAGACTCTGTAGACGATTAGAGCATCTATCGTGTTTCACGTCTTCGTGAAGAGTGCTTTCAAATGAAAAACCACTCATGCCTGCGAAACTGAGGCTTGCTCACTCAGTGTCGTAGGTTTGTGTGGATCAGACCCAGGGAACTTGGTGGGACTGCTCATTTCTTTCGGTCCATTGTTCTCGAATGTTGTCGCGTCATACACTTTTTCTCTGAAGAACGATCAACGAAGAGCGATTAGTGAAGAACGAAAATTATTTGGACTGGGAAGAGGGGTAAGGATCGATGCATTTTTGTCAGAGAAGTTTCGCACCTTGGAGTTTTGTTCTGTTAGCTCTGCTGATTGAAAATGGACATGTGCCCAGATTGCTGAGCGCAGAGGATGTCGTTGATGTGGGGGCTCGGCGGGAATTGTTTATTGACGATGTACTGATCGGCAGCATGGCACAAACTCGGCGACAGTTACATCATCCTGTTCCAAGAAAGATTGCCATCACTCATGATGCTCCATGGGAAGGGGCGGGGTGTGGATATCATACAATCATTCAGGATGGAGACCTTTATCGGCTGTACTACCGCGGCTCGGCTTTAGGTGTCGAAGATGGCAAGTTGCGATTCGGTAAGCAGGTCTACTGTTACGCTGAAAGTCGTGACGGCGTTCACTTTACAAAACCCAATCTGGGGATCGTGGAATACGAGGGATCGAAAGAGAACAATATTTTCTGGAATAAGGTCGGAGTTCACAATTTTGCTCCGTTTCTGGACACGAATCCAGCGTGTCCTCCAGAGGCTCGGTTTAAAGCCTTGGGCGGGACAGCGAGTGAAGGTGGGCTGTTTGCATTTCAGTCAGCAGATGGAATCCACTGGTCGCTGATGCAAAAAGAGCCGGTCGTGACTGAAGGGGCGTTCGATTCTCAAAACCTGGCTTTCTGGGATTCCTCTGCAAAGAAATATCGTGCCTATTTTCGTACGTTCACTGAAGGTGTCACGACAGGCAAGGTCTGGAAGCCAGCTGGCTTTCGCGCGATTCGGACTGCGTCATCAGCAGATTTTCTTTCGTGGGAGGATAACGCCGATTTGACGTATAAAGACTCGCCTGTTGAGCATCTCTACACGAATCAGGTTGGCCCTTATTTTCGTGCTCCACATCTTCTGGTCGGATTTCCGACTCGTTACATCGAACGCGGATGGTCTGACTCGATGCGCGCGTTGCCTCAACGTAAGGAGCGAGAAAAGCGATCAAAGGCTCACCTCAGATACGGGACCTCGCTGACCGAAGGGCTCTTGATGGCGAGTCGGGATGGCGTTCATTTTGAACGTTGGAATGAAGCATTCTTGAGGCCCGGTGCTGAGCGGCCCGATACTTGGCTTTACGGTCATCAGTACATCGCCTGGCATGCAGTTGAGACGAAGTCATCTTTGCCGGGGGCAGCAAATGAAATTTCGATCTATGCCCCAGAGGGATCGTGGATCGGGAGCAGCAATTCGCTGCGGCGCTATACACTTCGTCTCGATGGATTTGTTTCCATTAATGCTCCCTGGGAAGGTGGAGAAATGATTACGAAGCCCATTCGCTTTCAAGGCGAGATGTTAGAGCTGAACTTTGCAACATCAGCGGCAGGTGGAATACGTGTTGAAATTCAATCTGACAGCGGAACTCCTGTCCCCGGATTCACGTTGGCTGAAAGTGAAGAACTCTTCGGAGATTCGGTCAATCGCACTGTGACATGGAAGTCCGGGGGCGACATGAGCAAACTCTCAGGTCAGGCCATTAAGTTGCGATTTGTCATGAAAGATGCCGATCTCTATTCGTTTCGGTTTTCTGATGCGAAGTGAAAATTAATCGTTTCGTCAGCCTGCATCTCTCGCTTTGTTGTCATTTCGTGAAAGTTCGCCACTCAGCATGTTGACGTGGTCGCGGGAAGAGGGAGAATGTTTAGAACTGATCCTGAAACTTGAAATTGCTCTCTCAAACGTTGAGGAAAGCGACCTTTCCAGTAGTTTTCGGACTGCTTCTAGTGTTAGATAACTTCAACTCCAGATTCGGAGATTAGCGAATGCTTATTCCTGTTCGTCTTTTGAAAATTTCATCGGTGCCGTTCTGTTTTGCGGTCGCTGTTTTCCTGGCCTCTTCTCTTTCTGCAGAAGAGAAGAAGGAGAAGCCGGTTGATGCTCCCAAGGGAGAAGTCATCAAGCTCTTTGATGGCAAGTCCTTGAAGAACTGGAAGGTCACCGATTTTGGCGGGGAGGGGACAGTACTTGTAAAAGATGGACAACTGATTCTTGAGCCAGGCGATCCGATCACCGGAGTTCATTGGGTCGGGAAAGAACTTCCAAATGTGAATTATGAGATTTCATTCGACGCTCAGCGAGTCGACGGGAATGACTTCTTTTGTGCTCTAACTTTTCCAGTTAAGGAGAAGCTGTGCAGTCTCATCCTGGGAGGTTGGGGTGGGAGTTTGATTGGACTTTCTAACATTAATGATTTTGATGCCTCTGAAAATGAGTCGACTGACTACTACTCCTTCGACAACGAAAAGTGGTACAAAATTCGATTGCGAGTTGACGAGAAGTTCATTCAGGCCTGGATCGACGAGACTCGCATCACGAAGATTGACCACACGGAAAACCGCATCTCTATCCGGATCGAAATGGAACTTTCAAAACCGCTCGGCTTGGCCTCTTTTCAAACAAAGGGAGCGATTAAAAACTTGAAAATGACGAAGCTGAAACCGGAAGTGAAAAAGAAAGATTGAGCGTCGTTGGCACGCCCCGTTGCAGTCAACTCTTCAGGTGCGGGCCGATTTGGTCTCGGAAAAGTGCTTCCCGGTCTGTCATAGAAAGTCACAGGAGAAATGAAACCAGTCATTCGCGCAGTCGTCTTTGATATGGACGGCTTGATGTTTAATACGGAAGAAGTCTTCAATCGGTCGGGAACGGAGTTGCTGCGACGACGTGGAAAAGTTCCGACGCCGATCCTCTTTCATTCCATGATGGGGCGACGCGCTGAAGAAGCGTTTCAGGTGATGATCGATCAAATGGAATTGACTGAGTCGATTGCAGAACTTCAAACGGAATCCGAGGAGATTTTCGATTCACTCCTCGATGACATTCTTGCTCCCATGCCGGGATTGCTGAACCTGCTGAATGTCCTGGAACAGCGGCAGCTTCCCAAGATGGTCGCGACGTCATCGCATCGAAAATATTTGACGGACATTCTGGGACGATTCGATTTATTGCACCGGTTTCCTAAAACGTTGACAGCTGAAGATGTGACGCATGGGAAGCCGCACCCTGAAATTTATCTGACGGCGGCAGCTCAGTTGGAGGTCTCGCCAAGCGAAATGCTGGTTCTGGAGGACAGCGAAAATGGAACAA from Thalassoglobus polymorphus includes the following:
- a CDS encoding HAD family hydrolase — translated: MKPVIRAVVFDMDGLMFNTEEVFNRSGTELLRRRGKVPTPILFHSMMGRRAEEAFQVMIDQMELTESIAELQTESEEIFDSLLDDILAPMPGLLNLLNVLEQRQLPKMVATSSHRKYLTDILGRFDLLHRFPKTLTAEDVTHGKPHPEIYLTAAAQLEVSPSEMLVLEDSENGTKSAAAAGAHIISVPHEISAHHDFSSAKAIAKSLDDPVIHELLG
- a CDS encoding multiheme c-type cytochrome; protein product: MQNDSEKRLKSDSVLWLLPMLILVGGLASLAVSRTDSPEDRPRPVVLSSQPRVSQERCAECHSDITDEFHLAPHSRTLKRVPPDEFIEKFAGRSVKLQGTGVEMEYRVEDDRLAVSSSAYPRELPIEWIFGSGTHACTPLITWTDAHGKTTSLEHSVSWYPDGKLARTLGMEELKETEGLLALGVPRTPAQTVNCFGCHATHVPVHQGKIDFDGIEPGIGCIRCHKGTAEHVRNMDEGFAATIERFSQLSPREAVDRCGECHRRADELDGEIRPDDKTLPRFASVGLVQSPCFKQQAGMKLPSGKPARLDCTTCHDPHRPAIRDWKVHTAVCLDCHHSNNEAAHDCPRAARDSNCLKCHMPKVPANEHLEFTDHWIRIQENFDSDSVDD
- a CDS encoding 3-keto-disaccharide hydrolase — translated: MLIPVRLLKISSVPFCFAVAVFLASSLSAEEKKEKPVDAPKGEVIKLFDGKSLKNWKVTDFGGEGTVLVKDGQLILEPGDPITGVHWVGKELPNVNYEISFDAQRVDGNDFFCALTFPVKEKLCSLILGGWGGSLIGLSNINDFDASENESTDYYSFDNEKWYKIRLRVDEKFIQAWIDETRITKIDHTENRISIRIEMELSKPLGLASFQTKGAIKNLKMTKLKPEVKKKD